The following are encoded together in the Cicer arietinum cultivar CDC Frontier isolate Library 1 chromosome 2, Cicar.CDCFrontier_v2.0, whole genome shotgun sequence genome:
- the LOC101490354 gene encoding chloroplastic lipocalin: protein MVEVFLGAASPLLLLCSYPPIHRQCRGVSGKTQLKCSLDLPSKILSKHVLSGLAASLIFMSPTNQSVAADLSHQQNICQLASASENAVKLPFENDSNENLMMMRGMTANNFDPVRYSGRWFEVASLKRGFAGQGQEDCHCTQGVYTFDKEARAIQVDTFCVHGGPNGFITGIRGRVQCLSQEDLEKNESQLEMQEMIREKCYLRFPTLPFIPKEPYDVIATDYDNFALVSGAKDTSFVQIYSRTPNPGPDFIEKYKAYLANYGYDPSKIKDTPQDCEVMSNSQLTAMMSMSGMQQALTNQFPDLELKGSIAFNPLTSVFDTLKKLVELYFK from the exons ATGGTAGAGGTTTTTCTAGGAGCAGCATCACCTCTTCTACTTCTATGTTCTTATCCTCCCATTCATAG ACAATGTAGGGGAGTTTCCGGAAAAACACAATTGAAGTGCTCACTGGATCTTCCTAGTAAGATTCTGAGTAAGCATGTCTTATCGGGTCTTGCTGCTTCCTTGATATTTATGTCTCCTACTAATCAG TCTGTTGCAGCAGATTTATctcatcaacaaaatatatgcCAGCTTGCCAGTGCCAGTGAAAATGCAGTGAAGTTACCATTTGAGAACGACTCCAATGAAAATCTAATGATGATGAGAGGTATGACAGCCAATAATTTCGACCCGGTCAGATATTCAGGAAGATGGTTTGAAGTTGCTTCACTCAAACGTGGTTTCGCTGGACAAGGCCAAGAAGACTGTCATTGCACTCAG GGTGTGTATACATTTGATAAGGAGGCACGAGCTATCCAAGTTGATACTTTTTGTGTTCATGGAGGCCCTAATGGATTTATAACTGGCATTAGGGGAAGGGTTCAATGTCTTTCACAAGAAGATTTAGAGAAAAATGAGAGTCAGCTTGAGATGCAGGAGATGATCAGAGAAAAATGCTATCTCCGCTTTCCCACATTGCCATTCATTCCCAAAGAGCCTTATGATGTGATTGCTACTGATTATGACAATTTTGCTCTTGTTTCTGGAGCTAAAGACACAAGTTTTGTTCAG ATATACTCAAGGACACCTAACCCTGGACCTGACTTTATAGAGAAATACAAAGCTTACTTGGCAAATTATGGATATGATCCAAGCAAAATTAAAGACACACCTCAAGATTGTGAAGTAATGTCCAATAGTCAGTTGACAGCTATGATGTCTATGTCAGGGATGCAGCAGGCACTAACAAACCAGTTTCCTGATCTAGAATTGAAGGGCTCTATTGCATTTAACCCCTTGACAAGTGTATTTGACACTTTGAAGAAGCTTGTTGAGctttattttaagtaa
- the LOC101490676 gene encoding uncharacterized protein: MAQTLEGMKGKGGSIKLGTTGTISSLMTRELDQNSSVSHKQKVSSRTTKPRTLPVSVPCSSNTGTSATSKRLQPRKSSDEASGSGSGSSKNTNHRSHVMSQKTKANSSRNNTHRIPMLGSADNFSVERTPIREKNDKKKTNIVEVVDIKCGNAEKAWTTPLTSRLKKLGFSKLSESII; encoded by the coding sequence ATGGCTCAAACACTTGAAGGTATGAAGGGCAAAGGAGGATCCATCAAACTAGGAACCACTGGAACAATCAGTTCCTTAATGACAAGAGAATTGGATCAAAACTCTTCTGTATCACACAAACAGAAGGTATCTTCAAGAACTACTAAACCTAGAACACTTCCTGTTTCTGTTCCCTGTAGTAGTAATACCGGTACAAGTGCGACCTCGAAAAGATTACAACCAAGAAAGTCATCAGATGAAGCTAGTGGAAGTGGAAGTGGAAGTAGTAAAAATACAAACCATAGAAGCCATGTTATGTCACAGAAAACAAAAGCTAATAGTAGTAGGAATAATACTCATAGAATACCAATGCTAGGTTCTGCTGATAATTTTTCAGTGGAAAGAACTCCTATCAGagagaaaaatgataaaaagaaaACTAACATTGTTGAAGTTGTGGATATAAAATGTGGCAATGCAGAAAAGGCTTGGACTACTCCTTTAACGAGTCGTCTTAAGAAGCTCGGTTTCTCAAAGCTCTCTGAGAGCATTATCTAA
- the LOC101490997 gene encoding DNA polymerase I A, chloroplastic/mitochondrial-like has protein sequence MEASSQATALRPYCPLCCRLSRPLSLSLSSCSSLVSLTPHRRKIKAIQIASKGLRNSIGHSHCVRADLWSPKWTSVGLNKYNDTGYKQDFSYKNPVRITFMKFSNASSSMLEEMTEEEEMNNSHSYETQVRKVGVAPCNPELSATAAERKLSGGDNRGWTIAKNKLAEGKKEMNGESKFERRSDGSHVSNRFSSVGRIQGFSSDGVRNLVLQDHGEHVPPSVKYCVLNNSKRLTDSETVVHQFNESALEISKEKITRVNGDDVSEKTAKDSTAKDSTDATVTRKARHTDQSKLRDRLGRIYEDILVVDSIPLAEEVVKMLTVKYRHLIYACDTEVAKIDVKQETPVDHGEITCFSIYCGPEADFGGGKSCIWVDVLDGGGKEILEKFAEFFSDPSIKKVWHNYSFDCHVIENYGFKVSGFHADTMHMARLWDSSRQLDGGYSLEGLTGDRRVMSRAPLDCEKDLIGKVSMKAIFSKKKLKKDGTEGKTLTMAPVEELQRDERIPWICYSALDAKSTLKLYESLKSYLSDMPWKFNGVPVSGKTMYDFYNEYWRPFGEILVLMESEGMLVDRAYLEGIEKVAKAEQEIAVDRFRKWACRYCPDAKYMNVGSDLQLRQLLFGGTVNRKDSNLALPTERIFKIPNVDEVIEEGKKVPKKFRDMKVTSLGYKLETEMYTASGWPSVSGDALKILAGNISSDFDFTNNLDLDDEQGNSSQSHVAVSKVDNSAYGTAFAAFPTEKEGREACHAIAALCEVSSINSLISNFILPLQGHNISGKDNRVHCSLNINTETGRLSARRPNLQNQPALEKDRYKIRQAFIAAPGNSLIVADYGQLELRILAHLANCKSMMEAFKAGGDFHSRTAMNMYPYIREAVEKKEVLLEWHPQPGEDKPPVPLLKDAFGSERRKAKMLNFSIAYGKTPVGLSKDWRVSVKEAKKTVDLWYNDRKEVLKWQEERKKEARELYCVYTLLGRCRRFPLMAQANTYQKGHIERAAINTPVQGSAADVAMCAMIQISNNKQLKELGWKLLLQVHDEVILEGPTESAEVAKSIVVDCMSKPFYGKNILKVDLSVDAKCAQNWYSAK, from the exons ATGGAGGCTTCTTCTCAGGCCACTGCGTTAAGACCATATTGCCCCTTATGCTGCCGTCTCTCACGCCCTTTATCTCTCTCACTCTCTTCATGTTCCTCTCTCGTTTCCCTAACTCCACACAG GAGAAAAATAAAGGCAATTCAGATTGCTAGCAAAGGCCTTCGAAATAGCATTGGGCATAGTCATTGTGTTAGAGCAGATTTATGGAGTCCAAAGTGGACATCTGTGGGGTTAAATAAATACAACGACACTGGATATAAACAGGATTTTTCATATAAGAATCCGGTTCGCATTACATTTATGAAGTTTTCAAATGCATCAAGTAGCATGTTGGAGGAAATGACAGAGGAGGAAGAGATGAACAATTCGCATTCGTATGAAACACAAGTTAGGAAGGTGGGTGTGGCTCCTTGCAATCCTGAACTTTCCGCAACTGCTGCGGAAAGGAAATTGTCTGGTGGTGATAATAGAGGATGGACTATAGCAAAAAATAAGTTAGCTGAAGGTAAGAAGGAAATGAATGGCGAAAGCAAATTTGAGAGAAGAAGTGATGGTTCTCATGTATCTAATAGATTTTCTTCCGTTGGTCGGATACAAGGTTTTTCTTCAGATGGGGTTAGAAATCTTGTACTGCAGGATCATGGTGAACATGTGCCACCTTCTGTTAAATATTGTGTATTAAACAATTCAAAGAGGCTTACAGATTCTGAAACTGTGGTCCATCAGTTTAATGAATCTGCATTGGAGATCAGTAAAGAGAAAATTACTAGAGTAAATGGTGATGACGTTTCGGAGAAAACTGCAAAGGACTCAACTGCAAAGGATTCGACTGATGCAACAGTTACTAGAAAGGCACGTCATACTGACCAGTCAAAACTTCGGGACAGACTCGGTAGAATCTATGAAGATATCCTGGTGGTTGATAGTATTCCACTTGCAGAGGAGGTTGTTAAGATGCTTACAGTAAAATACCGGCATCTTATTTATGCATGTGATACCGAG GTAGCCAAGATAGATGTCAAACAAGAAACTCCTGTCGATCACGGGGAGATAACATGCTTCAGCATTTATTGTGGTCCAGAAGCTGATTTTGGAGGTGGAAAATCCTGTATCTGGGTAGATGTTCTTGATGGTGGAGGCAAAGAGATTCTAGAAAAGTTTGCTGAATTTTTCAGTGACCCTTCCATCAAAAAG GTCTGGCATAATTATAGCTTTGACTGTCATGTTATAGAGAACTATGGATTCAAAGTATCTGGTTTTCATGCTGATACAATGCACATGGCACGGTTATGGGATTCATCGAGACAATTGGACGGGGGTTATTCGCTTGAAGGACTAACAGGTGACAGAAGAGTCATGTCCAGGGCTCCGTTGGACTGTGAAAAGGATTTGATTGGTAAGGTATCAATGAAAGCTATATTCAGTAAGAAAAAGCTGAAAAAAGATGGAACTGAGGGTAAAACGCTTACCATGGCTCCTGTTGAAGAACTACAGAGAGACGAACGTATACCTTGGATCTGTTATTCTGCTTTAGATGCTAAAAGCACTTTGAAGCTGTATGAGAGCCTGAAGAGCTATCTTTCAGACATGCCTTGGAAATTCAATGGTGTACCGGTTTCTGGGAAAACCATGTATGATTTCTACAATGAATATTGGCGGCCATTTGGGGAGATTCTAGTCCTAATGGAATCTGAGGGAATGCTAGTTGACCGGGCATATCTTGAAGGCATAGAAAAGGTTGCAAAAGCAGAGCAAGAGATTGCTGTTGATAGATTCCGGAAATGGGCATGTAGGTATTGTCCCGATGCCAAGTATATGAATGTCGGAAGCGATTTACAGTTGCGTCAGCTGCTTTTTGGGGGTACTGTGAACag AAAAGACTCCAATCTAGCACTTCCAACtgagagaatattcaaaattccCAATGTCGATGAAGTGATTGAAGAAGGCAAGAAGGTTCCCAAAAAATTCCGTGATATGAAGGTGACTAGCCTAGGTTATAAACTGGAGACAGAGATGTACACAGCAAGTGGTTGGCCGTCAGTTAGCGGTGATGCTTTAAAGATCCTGGCTGGAAATATTTCTTCTGATTTTGACTTCACCAACAACTTGGATCTTGACGATGAACAAGGAAATTCTTCTCAAAGTCATGTTGCAGTTTCAAAAGTTGATAACTCTGCATATGGAACAGCCTTTGCTGCTTTTCCAACAGAGAAAGAAGGGAGAGAAGCTTGCCATGCAATTGCCGCTTTATGTGAAGTCAGTTCAATCAACTCTTTGATTTCTAACTTCATCCTACCCCTGCAG GGACATAATATATCAGGAAAGGATAACCGTGTTCATTGCTCCTTAAATATCAACACAGAGACAGGACGCTTGTCAGCTAGAAGGCCAAATCTGCAG AATCAACCTGCTTTGGAAAAAGATCGATACAAAATCCGTCAAGCATTCATCGCCGCACCTGGGAATTCTCTTATAGTTGCTGATTATGGACAG CTGGAACTTAGGATTCTGGCACATCTTGCTAACTGTAAGAGCATGATGGAAGCTTTTAAAGCTGGTGGAGATTTCCATTCAAGGACTGCAATGAATATGTACCCATATATTCGTGAAGCAGTTGAGAAAAAGGAAGTGCTTCTTGAGTGGCATCCTCAGCCTGGTGAAGATAAACCCCCAGTTCCTCTATTGAAG GATGCATTTGGTTCTGAAAGAAGAAAAGCTAAAATGCTTAACTTTTCAATTGCATACGGGAAAACTCCAGTGGGGCTATCTAAGGATTGGAGG gtTTCCGTAAAAGAAGCTAAGAAAACAGTTGACCTTTGGTACAACGACAGAAAAGAAGTTTTGAAATGGCAAGAGGAGCGTAAAAAAGAAGCCCGTGAGTTATATTGTGTCTACACATTGCTAGGGCGATGCCGGCGGTTCCCTTTGATGGCCCAAGCTAATACCTACCAGAAAGGTCACATCGAGCGAGCTGCTATCAATACTCCAGTGCAG GGTAGTGCAGCTGATGTTGCCATGTGCGCCATGATACAAATTTCCAATAATAAACAGTTGAAGGAGCTAGGGTGGAAGTTACTTCTACAG GTTCATGATGAAGTCATATTGGAAGGACCAACGGAGTCAGCTGAAGTTGCAAAATCCATAGTTGTAGATTGCATGTCGAAACCCTTCTACGGCAAGAATATTCTTAAAGTTGATCTCTCAGTTGATGCCAAGTGTGCTCAAAATTGGTACTCTGCAAAATAG
- the LOC101491310 gene encoding probable serine/threonine-protein kinase PBL23, with protein sequence MSFFSCCTSPQEKNNKNSSKKNIKNNRDICFKSDSGKRKYLEEEVTKPGNGNITSKIFSYHELCVATKNFHNSNMVGEGGFGRVYKGRIKSLDNKVVAVKKLNRDGFQGSREFLAEVLILSFLHHSNLVNLVGYCSEGDQRILVYEYMINGSLEDHLFELPSGGKPLDWNTRMKIAEGAAKGLEYLHAEANPPVIYRDFKAANILLDENFNPKLSDFGLAKLGPTGDKTHVSTRVMGTYGYCAPEYASTGKLTTRSDVYSFGVVFLEMITGRRVLDYSRPSEEQNLVTWALPLLKNKRKYTSIVDPLLKGNYPMRGLFQALAIAAMCLLEDGSARPLIGDVVTALGVLSKRHVQVGKQKHSNETCDEHGECS encoded by the exons ATGAGTTTCTTTTCATGTTGTACATCACCACAAGAGAAGAACAACAAGAACTCATCGAAGAAGAACATCAAGAACAATCGTGACATTTGTTTTAAATCTG ATAGTGGCAAAAGGAAGTACTTAGAGGAAGAAGTCACAAAACCTGGAAATGGAAATATTACTTCTAAGATATTTTCTTACCATGAGCTATGTGTTGCAACTAAGAATTTTCACAACAGCAACATGGTTGGTGAAGGAGGATTTGGGAGAGTATACAAAGGACGCATTAAAAGCCTAGACAATAAG GTTGTTGCTGTAAAGAAACTTAATAGAGATGGATTTCAAGGAAGCAGGGAATTTCTTGCAGAGGTTTTGATTTTGAGTTTCTTGCATCACTCTAACCTTGTCAATTTAGTAGGGTATTGTTCTGAAGGTGATCAAAGGATTTTGGTATATGAGTACATGATCAATGGTTCTTTAGAAGATCACCTTTTTG AGTTACCTTCTGGGGGAAAGCCTTTGGACTGGAATACTAGAATGAAAATTGCAGAAGGTGCTGCAAAAGGACTTGAATACTTACATGCAGAAGCAAATCCACCGGTGATATATCGCGATTTCAAAGCAGCAAACATACTATTAGACGAAAATTTCAATCCAAAACTATCTGATTTTGGCCTTGCAAAGCTTGGCCCGACAGGCGATAAAACGCATGTGTCGACTAGAGTGATGGGAACTTATGGCTATTGTGCACCTGAGTATGCTTCAACAGGTAAATTGACTACAAGGTCAGATGTTTATAGCTTTGGAGTAGTGTTTTTAGAGATGATCACAGGGAGAAGAGTGCTTGATTATTCAAGACCATCTGAAGAGCAAAACTTAGTCACTTGG GCATTACCACtactaaaaaacaaaagaaaatatacatCAATAGTTGATCCATTGTTAAAAGGAAACTACCCAATGAGGGGTTTATTCCAAGCACTAGCAATTGCAGCAATGTGTCTATTGGAGGATGGTAGTGCTCGACCTTTGATTGGTGATGTAGTTACAGCTCTTGGAGTTTTATCAAAGAGACATGTACAAGTTGGTAAACAAAAACATTCAAATGAAACTTGTGATGAGCATGGAGAATGCAGTTGA
- the LOC101491821 gene encoding KIN17-like protein — translation MGKNDFLTPKAIANRIKAKGLQKLRWYCQMCQKQCRDENGFKCHCMSEGHQRQMQIFGQNPTRIIEGYTEEFETTFLEHMKRSHRFSRVAATVVYNEYINDRNHVHMNSTQWATLTEFVKHLGRTGKCKVEETPKGWFITYIDRDSETLFKERMKNKRVKADLVDEEKQEKEIMKQIERAEQLMQLSNPESDQPSQVEPPRELNVEDGVKIGFSLGSSARPMTKEKGEASVMVFDEVEEEKYEERNPRNDLKRKESGGGKSTLEEMIREEERKKEKINRKDYWLHEGIVVKVMSKVLAEKGYYKQKGVVRKVIDKYVGEIEMLESKHVLRVDQEELETVIPQVGGRVKVVNGAYRGSLAKLLGVDTDHFCAKVQIEKGPYDGRVLKAVEYEDICKAA, via the coding sequence ATGGGGAAAAATGACTTTCTCACACCTAAGGCAATTGCCAACAGAATTAAAGCAAAAGGACTGCAGAAACTTCGGTGGTATTGTCAGATGTGCCAGAAGCAGTGTCGTGATGAGAATGGGTTTAAATGCCATTGCATGAGTGAAGGACACCAGCGTCAAATGCAAATTTTTGGACAAAATCCAACCCGCATAATTGAGGGCTATACCGAAGAGTTTGAGACAACTTTTCTTGAGCATATGAAGCGCAGCCATCGTTTCAGCCGTGTGGCTGCAACTGTAGTTTATAATGAATACATAAATGATAGAAACCACGTTCATATGAACTCCACGCAGTGGGCTACACTTACTGAGTTTGTTAAGCACTTGGGTCGAACTGGAAAGTGTAAGGTTGAAGAAACACCCAAGGGATGGTTCATTACTTACATAGATAGAGATTCAGAAACACTTTTCAAGGAGAggatgaagaataagagagtCAAGGCAGATTTGGTAGATGAAGAAAAGCAAGAGAAGGAGATCATGAAACAGATTGAAAGGGCTGAGCAATTGATGCAGCTATCTAATCCCGAGTCTGATCAGCCCTCACAGGTTGAGCCTCCGAGGGAGCTAAATGTAGAAGATGGAGTTAAGATAGGATTTTCTCTTGGGTCATCTGCTAGACCTATGACTAAGGAAAAAGGTGAGGCATCGGTGATGGTCTTTGATGAGGTTGAGGAAGAGAAATATGAGGAAAGGAATCCTAGAAACGATCTGAAGAGGAAAGAAAGTGGTGGTGGAAAATCAACATTGGAAGAAATGATCAGGGAGGAAGAgaggaaaaaggaaaaaataaacaGGAAGGATTATTGGTTACATGAGGGAATTGTTGTTAAGGTTATGAGCAAAGTGTTGGCAGAGAAAGGGTACTACAAGCAAAAGGGTGTTGTGAGAAAGGTGATTGACAAGTATGTAGGGGAAATAGAAATGCTAGAAAGCAAGCATGTGCTAAGAGTTGATCAGGAAGAGCTTGAAACTGTGATTCCACAGGTTGGGGGCCGCGTAAAAGTAGTCAATGGGGCATATCGTGGATCACTTGCAAAGCTTCTGGGGGTGGATACAGATCATTTTTGTGCTAAGGTGCAGATAGAAAAAGGACCCTATGATGGCAGGGTACTAAAAGCCGTGGAATATGAGGACATTTGTAAAGCCGCTTAA
- the LOC101492149 gene encoding uncharacterized protein isoform X2, producing the protein MASSSSKVATWFLTFLLFLTCLQLSPLKSPFHPRDLLPLLPKQISWPILNSLHTAVDLLPVFVGAASSPDNTFDWKGACFYNNKAWIVFHNKTGSQFGGGTLHLKVSNAHSWTCLDIYIFATPYRVTWDYYFLAREHTLEIDEWEGRAEYEYVKNHGMSIFLMKSGMLGTLQALWEVFPLFTNTGWGEKSNIGFLEKHMGASFEERPQPWVTNITVDDIHSGDFLAISKIRGRWGAFESLEKWVSGAYAGHTAVCLRDSDGKLWVGESGHENEKGEDIIAMIPWDEWWEFELNKDDSNPHIALLPLNPDMRARFNETAAWEYALSMDGQPYGYHNMIFSWIDTLSGNYPPPLDANVVACVMTIWSQLQPEYAANMWNEALNKRLGTKGLDLSEVLVEVERRGSSFDELLTIPEQDDWLYSDGKSTSCVAFILAMYKAAGLFDPIASSIQVTEFTIKDAYILNFFENNASRLPTWCNDGDTVKLPYCQIKGKYRMELPGYNTMQPYPHMNERCPSLPTKYSRTKSC; encoded by the exons atggcttcttcttcttcgaagGTAGCAACATGGTTCCTCACGTTCCTCTTGTTCCTCACGTGCCTTCAACTTTCACCCTTGAAATCCCCATTTCACCCTCGAGACTTGCTTCCTCTTTTGCCCAAACAAATTTCGTGGCCAATTCTCAACTCCCTTCATACCGCTGTTGATCTTCTACCTGTCTTCGTCGGTGCTGCTTCTTCTCCAGACAACACCTTCGATTGGAAAGGTGCTTGCTTTTACAACAACAAAGCTTGGATTGTTTTTCATAATAAAACTGGTTCTCAATTTGGTGGTGGTACCCTTCACTTAAAG GTTAGCAATGCTCATAGCTGGACGTGTTTAGATATCTACATTTTTGCTACCCCATATCGCGTAACATGGGATTATTATTTTCTGGCCCGTGAACATACATTGGAGATCGATGAATGGGAAGGGAGGGCTGAGTATGAGTAT GTAAAAAATCACGGGATGTCGATTTTCCTCATGAAATCTGGGATGTTGGGGACCCTTCAAGCACTTTGGGAGGTCTTCCCTTTATTTACAAATACCGGATGGGGCGAGAAGTCAAATATCGGGTTTTTGGAGAAACATATGGGAGCCTCTTTTGAAGAACGTCCTCAGCCTTGGGTTACAAATATCACTGTTGATGACATCCACTCTGGAGATTTCCTTGCCATATCAAAAATTCGAGGTCGCTGGGGTGCTTTTGAGAGTCTAGAGAAATGGGTTAGTGGAGCGTATGCTGGTCACACTGCTGTTTGCTTAAGAGATTCAGATGGAAAGCTTTGGGTTGGAGAGTCAGGTCATGAAAATGAAAag GGAGAAGATATAATTGCTATGATTCCGTGGGATGAGTGGTGGGAATTTGAGCTGAATAAAGATGATTCCAATCCCCATATTGCACTTCTACCTTTAAACCCTGACATGCGTGCCAGGTTTAACGAGACTGCTGCATGGGAGTATGCACTGAGTATGGATGGGCAGCCATATGGTTACCATAACATGATTTTCAGTTGGATAGACACTTTAAGTGGGAACTATCCACCCCCCTTGGATGCTAATGTG GTTGCTTGTGTTATGACAATTTGGAGTCAACTCCAACCTGAATATGCTGCAAATATGTGGAATGAAGCCTTGAACAAACGACTTGGAACTAAA GGACTCGATCTTTCAGAAGTTTTAGTAGAAGTCGAAAGGCGTGGATCATCTTTTGATGAACTACTGACGATTCCAGAACAGGATGACTGGCTCTACAGTGATGGCAAATCAACTTCTTGTGTTGCTTTTATACTTGCAATGTACAAGGCGGCAGGATTGTTTGATCCAATTGCTAGTTCTATCCAAGTGACAGAGTTTACG ATAAAAGATGCTTacattctcaatttttttgaGAACAATGCTAGTCGCTTGCCAACATGGTGCAACGATGGAGACACGGTTAAGCTTCCTTATTGTCAAATTAAAGGCAAGTATCGAATGGAGTTACCTGGTTACAACACCATGCAACCATATCCTCACATGAATGAAAGGTGCCCATCTCTTCCCACAAAGTACTCCAGAACCAAGAGTTGCTAG
- the LOC101492149 gene encoding uncharacterized protein isoform X1: MASSSSKVATWFLTFLLFLTCLQLSPLKSPFHPRDLLPLLPKQISWPILNSLHTAVDLLPVFVGAASSPDNTFDWKGACFYNNKAWIVFHNKTGSQFGGGTLHLKVAFFLLLWLYFVFFKSGSLLFFFNFVPTYHCVYEVSNAHSWTCLDIYIFATPYRVTWDYYFLAREHTLEIDEWEGRAEYEYVKNHGMSIFLMKSGMLGTLQALWEVFPLFTNTGWGEKSNIGFLEKHMGASFEERPQPWVTNITVDDIHSGDFLAISKIRGRWGAFESLEKWVSGAYAGHTAVCLRDSDGKLWVGESGHENEKGEDIIAMIPWDEWWEFELNKDDSNPHIALLPLNPDMRARFNETAAWEYALSMDGQPYGYHNMIFSWIDTLSGNYPPPLDANVVACVMTIWSQLQPEYAANMWNEALNKRLGTKGLDLSEVLVEVERRGSSFDELLTIPEQDDWLYSDGKSTSCVAFILAMYKAAGLFDPIASSIQVTEFTIKDAYILNFFENNASRLPTWCNDGDTVKLPYCQIKGKYRMELPGYNTMQPYPHMNERCPSLPTKYSRTKSC, encoded by the exons atggcttcttcttcttcgaagGTAGCAACATGGTTCCTCACGTTCCTCTTGTTCCTCACGTGCCTTCAACTTTCACCCTTGAAATCCCCATTTCACCCTCGAGACTTGCTTCCTCTTTTGCCCAAACAAATTTCGTGGCCAATTCTCAACTCCCTTCATACCGCTGTTGATCTTCTACCTGTCTTCGTCGGTGCTGCTTCTTCTCCAGACAACACCTTCGATTGGAAAGGTGCTTGCTTTTACAACAACAAAGCTTGGATTGTTTTTCATAATAAAACTGGTTCTCAATTTGGTGGTGGTACCCTTCACTTAAAGGTCGCTTTTTTCTTACTCTTATGgctttattttgtgtttttcaaATCTGGGTCGctgttatttttctttaattttgttcCGACCTACCACTGCGTTTATGag GTTAGCAATGCTCATAGCTGGACGTGTTTAGATATCTACATTTTTGCTACCCCATATCGCGTAACATGGGATTATTATTTTCTGGCCCGTGAACATACATTGGAGATCGATGAATGGGAAGGGAGGGCTGAGTATGAGTAT GTAAAAAATCACGGGATGTCGATTTTCCTCATGAAATCTGGGATGTTGGGGACCCTTCAAGCACTTTGGGAGGTCTTCCCTTTATTTACAAATACCGGATGGGGCGAGAAGTCAAATATCGGGTTTTTGGAGAAACATATGGGAGCCTCTTTTGAAGAACGTCCTCAGCCTTGGGTTACAAATATCACTGTTGATGACATCCACTCTGGAGATTTCCTTGCCATATCAAAAATTCGAGGTCGCTGGGGTGCTTTTGAGAGTCTAGAGAAATGGGTTAGTGGAGCGTATGCTGGTCACACTGCTGTTTGCTTAAGAGATTCAGATGGAAAGCTTTGGGTTGGAGAGTCAGGTCATGAAAATGAAAag GGAGAAGATATAATTGCTATGATTCCGTGGGATGAGTGGTGGGAATTTGAGCTGAATAAAGATGATTCCAATCCCCATATTGCACTTCTACCTTTAAACCCTGACATGCGTGCCAGGTTTAACGAGACTGCTGCATGGGAGTATGCACTGAGTATGGATGGGCAGCCATATGGTTACCATAACATGATTTTCAGTTGGATAGACACTTTAAGTGGGAACTATCCACCCCCCTTGGATGCTAATGTG GTTGCTTGTGTTATGACAATTTGGAGTCAACTCCAACCTGAATATGCTGCAAATATGTGGAATGAAGCCTTGAACAAACGACTTGGAACTAAA GGACTCGATCTTTCAGAAGTTTTAGTAGAAGTCGAAAGGCGTGGATCATCTTTTGATGAACTACTGACGATTCCAGAACAGGATGACTGGCTCTACAGTGATGGCAAATCAACTTCTTGTGTTGCTTTTATACTTGCAATGTACAAGGCGGCAGGATTGTTTGATCCAATTGCTAGTTCTATCCAAGTGACAGAGTTTACG ATAAAAGATGCTTacattctcaatttttttgaGAACAATGCTAGTCGCTTGCCAACATGGTGCAACGATGGAGACACGGTTAAGCTTCCTTATTGTCAAATTAAAGGCAAGTATCGAATGGAGTTACCTGGTTACAACACCATGCAACCATATCCTCACATGAATGAAAGGTGCCCATCTCTTCCCACAAAGTACTCCAGAACCAAGAGTTGCTAG